TTAACAGATATTGCAAACAAAAAAGCCGTTATTGACGAACTTAAAAAGCAAGAATCTATTTACAACAGATACGGTACTAATTACTCCGTAGTGTTTTTTGATATAGATCATTTCAAAAACATAAACGATACATACGGACACGACGCAGGGGATGTGATATTAAAGTCATTGGGACTGCTTTTCAAAAGATATGCAAGAGATATAGATATGATAGGTAGATTCGGCGGTGAAGAGTTTGTTGCAATCCTTCCTAATACAGATAAAGAAGGAGCTTATAAATTTGCTGAAAAATTAAGACAGATAATAGAAAAAACAAAATTTATGTATAAAAACACAAGAATAGATGTAACAGTATCAGGTGGGGTAGCGAGCAGAAATGAAACAAACTCAAGTGACGAAACACTAAAACTTGCAGATAAAAGACTCTATCTCGCAAAAAAAACAGGAAGAAATAAAGTCTGTGCAGATGATAAATGCGTTTAATAATGGAGAATTGAGAATTGAGAATTAACAATGAAAAATATGATGTTTTTAAATTTCTAAACCGCAAGCCTCTTTTTTATAAAAAAATAGACTTAAAAAGAATGCCAAACGCCTTTAACCTCATCAAAGACAAAATAAACATTGCCCCCGTAATTCACCTTGTAGGTACAAACGGTAAAGGAAGCACGGGAAGGTTTCTCGCCCATACACTTTTAAAAAGAGGCTACAGTGTAGGACACTATACTTCTCCTCATATATTGAAATTTAATGAGAGAATATGGATAAACGGAAAATATATCAGCAACGATCAACTTCAAAAAGTACATCAAAAACTCCAATCACTCCTCCCAACAGAAGTATCTGAATCGCTCAGTTATTTTGAATACACCACCCTTCTTGCAGCCTTGGCATTTGAAGGACTTGATTTTGTAATAATGGAAGCGGGACTCGGAGGCGAATACGACGCAACAAACGTATTTGATAAAAAAATCTCTCTCATTACCACAATAGACTACGACCATCAGGCGTTTTTGGGAGACACAATAGAAGAAATAACCACAACTAAGCTCAATTCGATAGATAAAGAAGCGATAATCGGAAAGCAGATACATAACAAATTGAGAATTGAGAATGAAGAATTGAGAATTACGAATTTTGCACAAAAAATAAAACCCAACTCTAAAATTTATGATTATTTGGAGTTTTTTGAAAAAGATGAGATTGAAAACCTAAAAAAGGAGTTTAAATTCGCCCCGTTTTTGTTTGACAATTACCTGCTTGCTATGAGCTTTTTGAAAAAAGAAAACATTCCTTTCAATGTAAAAGATCTAAACGACCTGACACTTCCGGGAAGAATGCAGGAGATTGAAAAAGATCTGTGGCTTGATGTAGGGCACAACCCACTTGCGGCAAGAGCTATTGTAAATGCCCTTCCCAAAAAGGTGAATCTTGTGTATAACACTTACACAGATAAAGACTACAGAGAAATACTAAGTATTTTAAAACCCAAAATCAACAAACTTTACCTTATAAAAGTGGATAACGAAAGAATAGAAGAACCTGAAAAAATCAAAAAAACAGCCGAAGGTTTGGGAATCGAAGTTGAAGAGTTTAAAGAGATCAAAAAACCGATGCTTGTTTTTGGAAGTTTCAGCGTAGCGGAAGAATTTTTAAGGAGATACGGTGCAGGCGAAAGTATATGAATATCTGCAAAAACAAAAAACAAATATAATTACCTCAGCAAAAAAAGAAGCCGACTTAACGGGAGAAGTTTATAAATACCTAAACATCCCTTACGTGGTTTTCCCTGATTTCAGAGCGACTCTCGGGGATGATTTAAGAAGTTTCAGAAACGAAATATTTGAGCTTAACAACGCTCTTTTTAAATACTACAACGATAATTCGTTTTTTATATCACCATACACGACAATTCTCAAAAAACTGCCTCACAAAAGATATTATCAATCAATCGAAATAGAATTCGGAGACGACATTAACCTGAATGAGCTTAAAGAAAAGCTGATTTTATGGGGATACGAGCATGTGGATATCGTAAGCGAAAAAGGAGAAGTCAGCTTCAGAGGCGATATATTCGACATATGGCCCATAAACCTTGAAAAGCCTGTGAGGGTTTCGCTTTTTGATACGGAAGTTGAAAGCATCAGGATTTTTGAAGAAACAAGCCAGAAAAGTATAGAAGAGATAGAATCATTTACCATAATCCCCGCAATCGCCGCACTCGAAAAAGAAGAATACGACCAAATCTTAGAAAAAATCAATTCAAGTGAATTTTCGGCGTTTTACAAAGACTTTTATTCATTAGGGTTTTGGTATCTTGAGAGGGAATATTTAAGCGGTTTTGCACTTTTAAACGACCTCACACAGGAGATTGCGGAATATAAAGAGTTTCATAAAGAATTCAACCCTGAAATCGAAAAAGCCCCCGTTATACCTAACGGCAAATGTAAAGATTTGAGTGTTAAAAACATAAAAGAATTCCTAAATTTCCACAAAAACTCAAACATCGAAATCGTCGCCAAAAACGAAGTATTATTAAAAGAAGCGGGAATTTTTGAAGAGGTTAAACTAAGAGCTCCTCTTATCAAATGGATAAAAAGCGATGCACATATAAACATACACTGCCCGGATAAATACATAGTCTCTCTAAACCCTCCTGAATTTGAAAAAAGAAAAAAAACAAACCTCGTTCTCGATGAAATCAAAAAAGGCGATTTCGTAGTACACGAAGCCCACGGTATCGGTAAATTTAACGGTCTTAAAAAAGTAGAAATCCTCGGCAAAGTCGGAGAATACGCCGAAGTTCTCTACGCCAACGACGATAAACTTTTACTGCCTGTGGAGAACCTGAATCTAATCGAAAAATACATAGCCCCCGGAGGCGTAATCCCTACGCTTGATAAACTCGGAAAAGGCACATTTGCCAAAAAACGTGAAAAAATCAAAGAAAAAATCCTCTCAATGGCGGCGGACATCATTAAACTTCAGGCCCAGCGTCAGCTAATTGAGCCGATTCCTCTTAATTTTGAAGGAGTCAGGGAATTTATTGCAAAAGCTCCGTTTGTGCACACACCTGACCAGGCAAAAACAATTAACGACATCCTTGATGATTTCAAAACCAAAATCATGGACAGGCTCCTAAGCGGTGATGTGGGATTCGGTAAAACGGAAGTTGCGATGGTTGCGAGTTTTGTAGTGGCAAACTCAGGCTATCAGGTGGCAGTAATAGCACCTACGACAATCCTCGTAAACCAGCATTTCGAAAGTTTTAAAGAAAGATTCAAAGACACTGATATAAAAATAGCAAAACTCGACAGATTCACTTCAAGTAAAGAGAAAAAAGAGATCCTTGAAAAAGTAAAAACGGGAGAAATTGACATCATCATCTCAACCCACGCGGGACTCAACATCGAATACAAAAACCTGGGACTTGTGATAATAGACGAAGAGCATAAATTCGGCGTAAAACAAAAAGAAAAACTAAAAGAAATATCCAAAAACGTGCATACCCTTTATATGTCTGCCACACCTATTCCGAGAACCCTCAACATGGCTCTTTCACAGGTCAAATCAATCTCAACACTCGAAACGGCTCCAAAAGGCAAACAGTCCACCAAAACGTTTGTCAAAGAATGGAATGAAAACCTTATTAAAGAAGTTATTTTAAGAGAGCTTAGACGCGGCGGACAGATCTTTTACATTTACAACAACATCGCATACATCGAACAGAAGAAAAAAGAGCTTCAAAAAATACTGCCGGATCTCAGAATCCTGGTGCTTCACGCCAAACTCACCCCTGCACAGATCGAAAAAGGACTTGTGGATTTCATAGCCGGCAAATACGACCTCGCCCTCACAACCACAATAGTGGAAAGCGGTATCCACATCCCTAACGTAAACACCGTAATCGTAGAAAACGCAGACAAATTCGGTATAGCGGACCTGCACCAGATAAGAGGACGGGTAGGAAGAGGAAAACACGAAGGATACGCTTACTTTTTAGTCAAAAACAAAGACGAACTTAGCGAAGATGCCAAAAAAAGGCTCCTTGCACTTGAAGAAAACTCATTCCTTGGAAGCGGACAGGTTCTTGCCATGAGAGACCTCGAAATAAGAGGCGGCGGAAACATACTCGGTGCAGAACAGTCCGGGCAGATTAAAGGTGTGGGATACTCTATGTATGTAAAAATGCTTGAAGACACCCTAAAAGAGCTAAGCGGCAAAAAGGTAAAAGAAGACGAAGTTGAAGTAAAACTAAATATCAACGCGTATATCTCGGACGAAGTGGTAAAAGAAGACAGATTAAGGCTTGATTTATATAAAAGGCTCTCAATGTGCAAAACGCTTGAGGATGTATATGAAATAGAAAAAGAGCTTGTCGACAGATTCGGAAAACTCGACAAACCGACCCAAAACTTCATCGAAAAAATAAAAATAAAGGTTTTAGCTTCCCAAAAAGGCATTAAATCGATTTCAAACTACGGTGAAAACATTACATTCATCTACAATGACGACAAAAAAGAGTTCTTTAAAGCAGAAGCCAAAGATGATGAAGTAATACTTGAAGCCATCATTAATAAGCTTAAATAATTTGATATAATTTCATTTCCGGAGAGATGGCCGAGTGGTTGAAGGCGCACGCCTGGAACGCGTGTGTGGGTTAACGCCCACCGAGGGTTCGAATCCCTCTCTCTCCGCCATTACTTCAAACTTACGTAATTCCGGCATCTTTTAAAAATCAACGAGGTAAATGTTAGTCGTTTTTGGCGGATTTTTATTGCTAATTAACTTTATATTATTTTAATTCGATTGTTTTATTCAATGGTAGTTTATTGATTATGAACTATTTTTTCAATTTTTACATCGCTTCCGAATATTTCTCTGACTTTATTTACAACTTCGTCGGATTTATCTTTTAAAACTGATTGTGTTGGTTTGCTTTGCTGGGCGGTTATAGATGTTGTTTCATTTTTTTTTTCGCATCTGATCGGTTCTATTTTCGTACCGATACCGAAAACCTCATTGATAATAGGCCTAATTACAGGTGAAAAAAATCTTTTA
This genomic interval from Nautilia profundicola AmH contains the following:
- a CDS encoding bifunctional folylpolyglutamate synthase/dihydrofolate synthase, translated to MRINNEKYDVFKFLNRKPLFYKKIDLKRMPNAFNLIKDKINIAPVIHLVGTNGKGSTGRFLAHTLLKRGYSVGHYTSPHILKFNERIWINGKYISNDQLQKVHQKLQSLLPTEVSESLSYFEYTTLLAALAFEGLDFVIMEAGLGGEYDATNVFDKKISLITTIDYDHQAFLGDTIEEITTTKLNSIDKEAIIGKQIHNKLRIENEELRITNFAQKIKPNSKIYDYLEFFEKDEIENLKKEFKFAPFLFDNYLLAMSFLKKENIPFNVKDLNDLTLPGRMQEIEKDLWLDVGHNPLAARAIVNALPKKVNLVYNTYTDKDYREILSILKPKINKLYLIKVDNERIEEPEKIKKTAEGLGIEVEEFKEIKKPMLVFGSFSVAEEFLRRYGAGESI
- a CDS encoding DEAD/DEAH box helicase; the protein is MQAKVYEYLQKQKTNIITSAKKEADLTGEVYKYLNIPYVVFPDFRATLGDDLRSFRNEIFELNNALFKYYNDNSFFISPYTTILKKLPHKRYYQSIEIEFGDDINLNELKEKLILWGYEHVDIVSEKGEVSFRGDIFDIWPINLEKPVRVSLFDTEVESIRIFEETSQKSIEEIESFTIIPAIAALEKEEYDQILEKINSSEFSAFYKDFYSLGFWYLEREYLSGFALLNDLTQEIAEYKEFHKEFNPEIEKAPVIPNGKCKDLSVKNIKEFLNFHKNSNIEIVAKNEVLLKEAGIFEEVKLRAPLIKWIKSDAHINIHCPDKYIVSLNPPEFEKRKKTNLVLDEIKKGDFVVHEAHGIGKFNGLKKVEILGKVGEYAEVLYANDDKLLLPVENLNLIEKYIAPGGVIPTLDKLGKGTFAKKREKIKEKILSMAADIIKLQAQRQLIEPIPLNFEGVREFIAKAPFVHTPDQAKTINDILDDFKTKIMDRLLSGDVGFGKTEVAMVASFVVANSGYQVAVIAPTTILVNQHFESFKERFKDTDIKIAKLDRFTSSKEKKEILEKVKTGEIDIIISTHAGLNIEYKNLGLVIIDEEHKFGVKQKEKLKEISKNVHTLYMSATPIPRTLNMALSQVKSISTLETAPKGKQSTKTFVKEWNENLIKEVILRELRRGGQIFYIYNNIAYIEQKKKELQKILPDLRILVLHAKLTPAQIEKGLVDFIAGKYDLALTTTIVESGIHIPNVNTVIVENADKFGIADLHQIRGRVGRGKHEGYAYFLVKNKDELSEDAKKRLLALEENSFLGSGQVLAMRDLEIRGGGNILGAEQSGQIKGVGYSMYVKMLEDTLKELSGKKVKEDEVEVKLNINAYISDEVVKEDRLRLDLYKRLSMCKTLEDVYEIEKELVDRFGKLDKPTQNFIEKIKIKVLASQKGIKSISNYGENITFIYNDDKKEFFKAEAKDDEVILEAIINKLK